One region of Anaeromyxobacter paludicola genomic DNA includes:
- the polA gene encoding DNA polymerase I encodes MPTLTLIDGSGFVFRAYHALPPLTTTKGVPTHAVYGFTTMLLKALREHAPTHVALVLDKGRRSFRHDLDPGYKASRPEAPDDLQRQFPLVREVAKALAVPAVELENFEADDVIGTLACRARAQGFEVVVVTGDKDFAQLVDERLSLYDPMAEASGRGGWTGPAEVEKKLGVTPSQVIEYMAILGDKIDDVPGIPGVGEVTAAALVRHFGTVEAMLARPEEIPQAVSRGGKKLQEKIVASADRIRLNRKLVEIKCDVEVPQGPEAFARRVPDDGEVRALFSELEFSRLLKDLPAPPPTRRDEAVEVLLDRPALEAAVAHLLDSKEIGLRALRDGEAPRAAPVAGLALAGGGRGFYLPLGHRYLGAPAQLAPAVAAEALAPLFAPGGPRLVAHDLKPELHALRRLGLAPAAAAAFDTELASRLLLPTRREHALADVARERLSCELPPLEGAGSGRRGAALPGELPVDRVAAHAVPCAAALVDLAARLRQALSDEGLTALYEGVEGPLVPVLAAMEEAGVAVDRGAMESMSAEFGKAIRDLEARIHAAAGHAFNIASTRELAQVLFEELKLPVLKRLKTGPSTDQEVLEKLSEQHGLPALVLEHRSLAKLKGTYVDALPQLVEADGRIHTTYHQGGAATGRLSSSDPNLQNIPVRTELSRRIRAAFVAPPGHLLVSADYSQIELRILAHYAADPALLESFRTGEDVHARTAAETFGVAPGDVTADQRRVAKVLNFGIAYGLSAFGLSQRLDLPPAEAQGIIDRYFARYAAVKRWLDGIIAETRRTGEVRTLFGRKRALPEITARNPALRQSAERMAVNTPIQGTAADVIKIAMLGVDRVLRERGLSARLLLQVHDELVVEAPEAEQAEVTAILREEMGGAAELAVPLEVEVGAGHSWAEAH; translated from the coding sequence GTGCCGACGCTCACGCTCATCGACGGCTCCGGCTTCGTCTTCCGCGCCTACCACGCGCTCCCGCCCCTCACCACGACGAAGGGCGTCCCCACCCACGCCGTCTACGGCTTCACCACCATGCTGCTGAAGGCGCTCCGGGAGCACGCGCCGACGCACGTGGCGCTGGTGCTCGACAAGGGCCGGAGGAGCTTCCGGCACGACCTCGACCCGGGCTACAAGGCGAGCCGGCCCGAGGCGCCCGACGACCTGCAGCGCCAGTTCCCGCTGGTGCGCGAGGTGGCGAAGGCCCTCGCCGTCCCGGCGGTGGAGCTCGAGAACTTCGAGGCCGACGACGTCATCGGCACGCTCGCCTGCCGCGCCCGCGCCCAGGGCTTCGAGGTGGTGGTCGTCACCGGCGACAAGGACTTCGCGCAGCTGGTGGACGAGCGGCTCTCGCTCTACGACCCGATGGCCGAGGCGAGCGGGCGGGGCGGGTGGACCGGGCCGGCCGAGGTGGAGAAGAAGCTCGGGGTGACCCCGTCGCAGGTGATCGAGTACATGGCGATCCTGGGCGACAAGATCGACGACGTCCCGGGCATCCCCGGGGTCGGCGAGGTCACCGCCGCCGCGCTGGTGCGCCACTTCGGCACCGTCGAGGCGATGCTGGCCCGCCCGGAGGAGATCCCGCAGGCGGTGAGCCGCGGCGGCAAGAAGCTCCAGGAGAAGATCGTCGCCAGCGCCGATCGGATCCGGCTCAACCGCAAGCTCGTCGAGATCAAGTGCGACGTGGAGGTGCCGCAGGGGCCGGAGGCGTTCGCCCGGCGCGTCCCCGACGACGGCGAGGTGCGCGCCCTCTTCAGCGAGCTCGAGTTCTCGCGGCTCCTCAAGGACCTCCCGGCGCCGCCGCCGACCCGGCGCGACGAGGCGGTCGAGGTGCTCCTCGATCGGCCCGCGCTCGAGGCCGCGGTGGCCCACCTCCTCGACTCGAAGGAGATCGGCCTGCGCGCCCTGCGCGACGGGGAGGCGCCCCGCGCGGCGCCGGTGGCGGGGCTGGCCCTCGCCGGCGGGGGGCGCGGCTTCTACCTGCCGCTCGGCCACCGCTACCTGGGCGCCCCGGCGCAGCTCGCGCCGGCGGTGGCCGCCGAGGCGCTCGCGCCGCTCTTCGCGCCGGGCGGGCCGCGCCTCGTCGCCCACGACCTCAAGCCGGAGCTCCACGCCCTCCGCCGGCTCGGGCTCGCGCCCGCCGCGGCCGCCGCCTTCGACACCGAGCTCGCGAGCCGGCTGCTCCTGCCCACCCGGCGCGAGCACGCCCTCGCCGACGTGGCGCGGGAGCGGCTCTCCTGCGAGCTGCCGCCGCTCGAGGGGGCGGGGAGCGGGCGCCGCGGGGCGGCCCTCCCGGGCGAGCTCCCGGTGGACCGGGTCGCGGCCCACGCCGTCCCGTGCGCGGCGGCGCTGGTGGATCTCGCCGCGCGGCTCCGGCAGGCGCTCTCCGACGAGGGGCTCACCGCCCTGTACGAAGGGGTGGAGGGGCCGCTCGTGCCGGTCCTCGCCGCCATGGAGGAGGCCGGGGTGGCGGTGGACCGCGGCGCCATGGAGTCGATGAGCGCCGAGTTCGGCAAGGCGATCCGCGACCTCGAGGCCCGCATCCACGCCGCGGCCGGCCACGCCTTCAACATCGCCTCGACGCGCGAGCTCGCCCAGGTGCTGTTCGAGGAGCTGAAGCTCCCGGTGCTGAAGCGGCTCAAGACCGGCCCCTCCACCGATCAGGAGGTGCTGGAGAAGCTCTCCGAGCAGCACGGCCTCCCGGCGCTGGTGCTCGAGCACCGCTCGCTCGCCAAGCTCAAGGGCACCTACGTGGACGCCCTGCCGCAGCTGGTCGAGGCCGACGGGCGGATCCACACCACCTACCACCAGGGCGGGGCCGCCACCGGCCGGCTCAGCTCCTCGGACCCGAACCTCCAGAACATCCCGGTCCGCACCGAGCTCTCGCGCCGCATCCGGGCCGCCTTCGTGGCGCCCCCCGGGCACCTGCTGGTCTCGGCCGACTACTCGCAGATCGAGCTGCGCATCCTGGCCCACTACGCCGCCGACCCGGCGCTCCTGGAGAGCTTCCGCACCGGCGAGGACGTGCACGCCCGCACCGCGGCCGAGACCTTCGGCGTGGCGCCCGGCGACGTCACCGCGGATCAGCGCCGGGTGGCGAAGGTGCTCAACTTCGGCATCGCCTACGGGCTCTCCGCCTTCGGCCTCTCGCAGCGGCTGGACCTCCCGCCGGCGGAGGCGCAGGGGATCATCGACCGCTACTTCGCCCGCTACGCCGCGGTGAAGCGCTGGCTCGACGGGATCATCGCCGAGACGCGGCGGACCGGCGAGGTGCGGACCCTCTTCGGGCGCAAGCGGGCGCTCCCGGAGATCACCGCGCGCAACCCGGCGCTGCGCCAGTCGGCGGAGCGGATGGCGGTCAACACGCCGATCCAGGGGACCGCGGCGGACGTCATCAAGATCGCCATGCTGGGCGTGGACCGGGTGCTGCGCGAGCGCGGGCTCTCGGCGCGCCTGTTGCTGCAGGTCCACGACGAGCTGGTGGTCGAGGCGCCGGAGGCGGAGCAGGCCGAGGTGACCGCGATCCTGCGCGAGGAGATGGGCGGGGCCGCCGAGCTGGCGGTGCCGCTCGAGGTCGAGGTGGGCGCGGGCCACAGCTGGGCCGAGGCCCACTGA